The DNA segment GCTATCTCCATGGTAAGGCCATCCGGTTTCTGCGACCACGATTTCGACACCCTTGAATCCCATAGAATTCAATGCAGATCTTATGGCATCCACCTACAATTACAAATACAACACATTCATAACTCAGCTAAGCTAATGTAGATAATAAATACAGGAGCAGACAAAAAACTCCAACTAGCTAACCTGAGCATCAAACATGTTAGTGTACTTGATCTTGCTCCCTGAATCAACGCGGCCGGAATTCGGCTGGAACAAGCAGAAAGCGAGCGTTTCCGGCCGCGGATCGCTTCGGTACGCGAAATACGGGTACGGGTTAATGGCGAAAGGGGAGCTAGTAGCAGCATTAAACTCCAGCAACCCCTTCAACAAATCCTGTATGCTGGGGTCGAAGTTCCCAGATGAAGGAGGATCCGATTGTCTCAGCACAGCCATGGAATGGACAGTGGAAACCTTGATCTTCCCACCCAAATTCGCAGAATCGAGTGCATTCTGGAGATTCTGCATCGCCGGAAGCAGCTGCTGCATCAGATTCCGGTCGTTGTACGACATCACTTCGTTGCCAACGTGGATGAACATGATATTGCTGGCTGGGTGGAAGGGAAGAACATTAACGTTGATCCAGTTTTTCGCGGAGTTGGGATCGGAAGCCATAGCCGGGATGTCGGAGTTGGAAACTCCGAGCATGATCCCCATTCCTGTGCCGGCTAATGCCTTTATGACTGCCGGGTCGGAGCCGTATAAACGGACTTTTCCGATGGAAGTTGACTGAAGGAGCTTCGCAGTCGCCGCCGGTGGGGGGAGGTTGTCGGCTACTTGGCCGTAGTTCACGCCGATGAATGACTGTGCTTCTGGCAACCGAAATAAACAGAGAAAAAAGTATATCAAAAAATATAATCTtgaaaaattagttcaatgaaATTGGTTTCTTGGAAACTTACTGGAAAGTTGAGTAAAACTCAACAAGtggaggaagaagaagagggGAATAGTCGGCATAGCTGAATTGTTAGTGAAATTTCTTGTGTAATTTGATCACAGCGATAAGGAATTATAGAAGGAAAAAGGAGAGTGTGTGCAGAGGAAACCACGACGTGGGGGCTGCCCCGATTCTATTTGAACGACACGCTACACATATATAATGAATAAGAAAGAACATAAGATATGATTTAAAAATGAAGTAAATATAAAGAACGTTTTTTTTTCCCTAATTTTTTTGGGTTTGGAAAAGTTAAGATTTGATGGACACTGTTAAAaactattatattaaattattttttacttATTAAAAGCAAGGTTCTAAAAATCATGAAGTGCGTCGAAGCGTGAAAGTCAAGCTTTTCAAGCTTAAGCGAGCTTAGAACGAGAGTTTAATCGTGAAAAaacgtttttattttttattataattttaattattttaaaacaaacattaaataaaatgttatattaaccataaatatataatttaatagatAATTTAAgttctaaaatataaatatacatatttataaaaatgttttcattttaaaaaataaatgaaatcttTCGTTTTAAAAAGTGGTCCCTAAATCGAGCTTAAGCATATAAAGCTTAAGCGAAATTAAGCGTCGTTTAAGTgagctttttagaacactgattAAAAgtaatatgttttgtttttcatgATTGTTCTCaattctaaaaatattaaaaaaatatttgtcaattATTCTCCAAAAATTATACTTCAATgaagaatatttttttagaaatattttacaaaaatcttgtctaaaaatataatttaatttttcaaattataaaccaccaaaaatgtttttaaattaattgtCTAAATGAATCAAAAGTTTTTATTGTAGTGGTAGTTCAATAGCTCATTCTATGCTACAAGCATACAACAAGAATGCTACTcccaatataaatttatatatatataagatttttGTGTGTAACTCCtaaattcaaaaaaacaaaacaaaaaaaaaaaaaaaatgatacacGAAACATTGTTTGTTTCGAATTCAGATGTCCACGctaatgttttattatttttttaaaaaatgtctagAAGTgctaatttattaaattaaataaataaataaataaaagagctcaaaatataacataaattGATTCTCACTATCAGTTATCTTTGAAACCGTAACGTATATTGAAAGATATACTGAGTTTTAGATTTCTTGTAACTCAGTCAATATTTGTTTTGCCTTTCTTTAAAAAGTTTCCTTTGCATGATTATATTTATTTCACTAACTAAAGATTTGTGTTTCCATGATTTATAGGATCTATCGTATATAGGAAAACAAAGATATTTAGAGATTTACAAAAAGTGGAAGAAGATTTAGAGAAAGATTTATTTTGCAAAGCAGCAAAAATATATGCAATTGGGAGGAAAGAGATTTGTAAGGTTTTACGGCAGAAATAACAGGAGTGAACGTGACTTCTAGCAAAGAAGGATTGATTGAAGAGTATCAAGACTGCTCAAATTGCTTATTCTTTGTCTCGTTCTTTTACTTTGATTTACGAATACTCTTTAAATTTGTCATTCAATCAAGAATTTAATTTAGAGTATTGGTAGTTTTTCTCAAAGTGTtgagatttttattttgataagATTACTAGGATTGATTTGTGTAATCGAATATTATTTTGTCCTAGTAATAATTTTTCCATGAGGCATCGCACAAGTCCATGGACTTGTGCACAATAATTGTTGTGTTATTATTTTCGATAAGTATCCAAGATTAtttagtttataattttttaataaccTGCGAAGATAAATTCTTACAAGTGGCGTCAGAGACTtctcttgatacactaagagtGATCCTGTTCTTTTTATCTTTTTAGGGAATTTCATGGATTCTGCTTCAAGTAACTCGCTTTTCAAACCACCAGTGCTAGATGGATCGAATTATGCTATGTGGAAATCCAGAATTCGTTACACAATAAAAGCCTTAGATGAAAGAACATGGCAAAGCATTCTAAACGGATGGACTCCTCCAAAGACGCTTGGACCTGAAGGCGATTATATTCTCAAACCCGAAACAACTTGGTCGACTGAAGAAATCTCGATTTCGAGTTATAATGCAAAAGCTTTGAATGCAATCTTTTCTATTGTTGACATGAGAATGTATGGAATCATTGCTGATTGCACAGTGGCGAAAAATGCATGGGAGGCTCTCCAAGAACATTGTGAGGGATCGAAAAGTGTGAAACGGACAAAGATCACGTTGCtaaactcaaaatttgaaaatctcaTAATGGATGAAACTGAAACAATTGCAGAGTATGATCACCGTCTTCGTCAGTTTGCCACTGAAGCTTACTATCTTGGAGCTTCTATCGCAAATGAAGCTCTTATGAATAAAGTACTTCGGTCTTTGGCAGAAAAATTCAATGGAAAAATTTGGGCTTTGAAGGAAGTCAAAGACACATCTAAGATGAAACTAACTGATCTTATCAGCACTCTTAAAATTTTTGAGTTAAACTCCAGCACTCAAAAGAAGGACAAAGGGAAATCCATTGCACTTCAAGTGTCAAATGAATCCTACGATGATGCAGTAAATCTTACGCAAGAATTTTCCAAATTAGATCTTGGTGATGAGTCCATATCTTTACTCACCAAGAAGTTCAACACGTActtgaagaagatgaaagaaaatcAGGATGCCGGGCAAAGACAAAAGCAACTTGCTCTTCCATCTCCTGTGAAgaatcaaattcaatcttctGTGCAAGACAAGTAAGTGTCTAAGTTCAAGAGCTATCCCAGAAAcatcaaatccatcaaatgtcATGAATGCACTCGgtttggacactatgcaaatgagtgcctCACAAGATTAAAGAAGGGACTGACTGCTTCACTAAGTGATGACGAAGATGAGGAAGAACAAAAAGAATTCATTGCATGAACATCAGTCGTAAAAGTACATCTTCAAATTAATCCTCACGAAGTGTCCACTGGGAAAGCAATTTCAGAACTTTGTTACAAGACTGCAAATCTGAAGTTTCTGTGTCTAAATGCTGTTCAAGATACACAGAAAAAGGATGAAGCAACACCTACTGAGGAAAATGTTCACTCTATGTATCAAGAACTTTATGAAGATTAGATGAAAAGAAATCAAGCAAACAACGTTCTGACTAAAGAAAATGTGGAGTTGAAAAGTGCCCTGACCAAACTTGAAGTTCTTCTTACAAAAAAGGACATGGAACTTTGCACTGTAAAGGATGAATTGGAAAAAGCCAATCAAACTTTGACAAAATACAATTCCAGTTCAAACAAACTCTTAGAATTATTGAAGACTGGAAAAAGTGATACAGCTGGATTGGGCTTCAAAGGAAGTACATTTGAAGTTGGTGAATCCTCGCACACAATTCCGAGTCCTACAGTATTTGTGAAAGAGAGTAACTCTTCATCATCTCTCAAAGAAGGACCTCCTGTTCCAATTTCTCCAAAGCAGATATTTACTCAGAATCAGAAAGGTAATAAACCCATCTTTATCTGTCATTATTGTCATAAACCAGGACACATAAGGCCTTATTGCTTCAAACTGAAGAAGGACTTTATAAAGTGGTCTGGTGACTCGATGTTGTTCAGTAATGTGCCCAACATCACTTCTCACAACAATACCAGAATAAAACACTCTGTTAAGAAAGTTTGGATGCCTAAGGTGAAGCCTAAATGTTTTGTAATTTATACTTCACTAAAAACTGATTTTGCAGGAGCTTGGTATTTTGACAGTGGCAGTTCTCGCCACATGATAGGGTCAAGAGATTATCTCACAAATTATGAGAATAAGGAAGGAGGTTTTGTAACCTATGGAGGAGGAGCGAAGGGCAGAATTGTTGGCAAAGGAACTTTGAAAGTGGATGGAATTCCACAACTTCACAATGTTCTTCATGTAGAAGGATTAAATGCTAATTTAATTAGTattagtcaattgtgtgatGATAAATTGCTTGTGAAATTTGATAAGAACTCTTGTGAAGTTTTTAATAGTGCAAATGTTTGTGTGATGGCAGGAACTCGATCGTCAGATAATTGTTATCAGCTAGTCGACAATTCTGTTTGTaagtcctcaaagaaaaatgatCTAGATATTTGGCACCAGAAACTtggtcatgcaaatttcaacATACTCAAGAAGCTAAGTAAGTATGAATCTGTAAGAGGTATGCCTGATCTTACCTCTGGAATTCCTTTTGTTTGTGGATCATGTCAAAAAGGAAAACAAACACGAGCTGCGCATCCAGTGATAGAACATCATGGAACAACTCGTTGTTTGGAATTGTTACATATGGATCTTATGGGTCCTATGGAAGTTGAGAGTATTGGTGGTAAGCGTTATTCTTTTGtaattgtggatgatttttcaagatTTGCTTGGATAAGATTCATACGTGAAAAATCTGATActtttgattaatttaattcttTACTCAGGAAAGTGACAAATTTGCATAATCTGGCAGTAAGTCGAATTAGAACAGATCATGGTAAAGAGTTTGAAAATTCAAGGTTTGCAAATTTGTGTGACAGGAAAGGAATCTCTCAAGAATTCTCAGCACCAaagactcctcaacaaaatggggtGGCCGAACGTAAGAATAGAACTCTGCAGGAAATGGCTTGGGTTATGCTAAGCTCAAAGAATATGGCCAAACGTTTCTGGGCCGAAGCTCTCAACACAGCTTGCCATATCTCAAATAGAGTGTACTTCAAAAGTGGTTTAAGTGTAACaacctatgaaattctcatggggaGAAAGCCTaatcttaaatattttcatgtctTTGGTTGTGTGTGTTACGTCTTGAATGATAGAGATCACTTGACTAAATTTGATTCGAAAAGTGATAAGTACATGTTCTTAGGATATGCAAAAAATAGTAGAGCTTATAGACTGTATAACCTGAAAACAAGAGCTATTATGGAATCGGTTAACGTTGTTTTTGATGATCTTGCAGATTTCAAGGAAAAAACAGCAGAAGATGATTTTCAAACATTGCTGGAAGATGTATCACGTTCTCCTGCTGAGAATGTTGGTACAGATGATGTTACCAACATTGAAAACAGAACATCCGAATCTCCAGTGATTGAATCTGATGAAGAACAACTATCTGATTCTGTATTTATTGGAAAAGAAGTTCCGAGGAAGATTCAGAAAGATCATCTAATGTCACAGGTAATTGGTGAAGTGCAGCATGACAGAATAACCTGCAACAAAGAGCGAGTAGACTATAGAAAGTTAAGTGGATTACTGTGTAACTCGTCTGACTTCACTCAGGTAAGATACTCAAGCTTCGTATCTAAAATTGAACCTAAAAACATACATGAAGCCTTGAAAGATGAGTTTTGGATAAATACTATGCATGAAGAGCTAGAGCAATTTGTTAGAAATGATGTTTGGTCCCTCGTTCCTACTCCTGATCATGGAAATGTAATTGGTATAAAATGAGttttttaagaataaaactgatgaatcagaAAACataactagaaataaagctcGTTTGGTCGCACAAGGGTACACTCAGGTAGAAGTgatagattttgatgaaacaTTTGCTCCTGTGGCTCGCATAGAATCTGTCAGAATGTTACTTGCTATTGTTTTTTATATGGGTCTGAAAttatatcaaatggatgtaaaaagtacTTTTCTTAATGGTGTTTAGCTTGAAGAGGTTTATGTCAAACAGCCTAAGGGTTTTGAAGATCCTAATCATCTAGATCATGTGTACAAGCTGAAAAAGGCTCTTTATGGACTTAAGCAAGCACCTCGTGCTTGGTATGGAAGGTTGACAGGATACTTGCTAAGtattggcttcaaaagaggtgaagtagataagatattttttattcaaaagcaGCAAGGTAATATTGTCATCtgtcaaatttatgttgatgacatactCTTTTGTGCATCCTCTCAATTGCTGGTAAATcattttgttgaatgcatgtcaTCTACATTTGAAATGAGTATGGTTGGAGAAATGAATTATTTTCTTGGCTTGCAAGTTAGACAGATGGAGGATGGTATTTTCTTGAGTCAAGCCAAATATACCAAAAATCTTATTAAGAAATTCTGTGGAGAGCATTCAAAACATATGAAAACGCTAATGAGTTCAAGTGAGAAACTGGGTAAGGATGTTGCGGCTACAGGTGGTGACAACACCCTGTATCGTAGCATCATAGGAAGTCTTCTGTATCTTACTGCCAGCCAGCCTGATATAATGTTTAATGTATGcttgtgtgctagataccaaTCTGATCCTAAAATTTCTCATCTTAATGTTGTGAAGAGAATTTTGAAGTATGTGGCTGAAACTGTTGATTTGGGAAGTTGGTATTCTAAGGAGACTAACAATAACTTGGTtggttttagtgatgctgattgggcaggaGACTTAGATGATAGAAAAAGTACAACAGAGGgatgtttttatttgggtaACAATTTAGTTTCCTGGTATagcaagaaacaaaattgtgtttcTCTTTCAactgctgaatctgaatatATGGCAGTAGGAAGTTGTTGTTCTCAACTAttatggatgaatcaaatgattGAGGACTATGATCTTAAGAGTGAAACTCCAATTGTATATTGTAATAATTCAAGTGCAATCGATATTTCTAAAAATCCTGTTCAACACTCTCGTACTAAGCATATTGATATTCGGCATCATTTTATACGTGATTTGgttgaaaaaaatttgattcatATGGAATTCATTGGCACTAACAATCAGCTAGCCGACATATTCACAAAGACATTGgattttgagagattttctACCCTTCGAAAGTCTCTTGGTTTATGTTCTCTATAATTTCTTTCTCATGTTTCATTTGGATGTTGTCAACAGTGTTTGGACAACATCTTGCttgcattttgttttcttgTTGCATTTATCTCATTCACTGTTACGTGCTCTGTTTGCTCTGGTTTGACCTTAGGCTGGATACTGTGTAGTGTTTCtggctaaattttttttttttcacactaAGCCGTGTAAATCGCTCACTCAAGTCACCAAGTAGTTGAGGAATGTTCATGTATCCCATGATCATGTTTCATGTAAAAAGtgattttgataaaattctcTGTGAGCTAATTTGTTATGTGAAAACACAATTGTTTATCACAttcattttttttgaaaaaaatggaaaaagcttCCTGAGGGAGTCCAATGTAGACCGTTCACtcagtgtgcaggctaccacttcaaAGTCAATAATAATCTGGTTCGGCAACAAATAGTATGAAAACTCgtctaaatttttgaaatactaCACTGATCTTAGTCGATGACATCAGATGCTCACATCACCGCCGTAATCATCTTGCttgcattattattattttttgcatTCTTAAttcttttcattctttttttttttggcttccTTTCGTCTTGCATCTGCATTACCTTGTTGAACATGGAGGCTAGCAAAGTTGTTTGGtgtttttggattttatataattgAAATTGATTCACCAAATCTGTTTCTAAATTTTTACAGAGagtgatttaattttaatctattATTGATTGCACTCGATTCTCACCTTATATAATATGTTTCCTTAGTTGggtatttttctgaaaaaaattgaattacCTTAATTACCCTATCTAACGACACTTTTCTTGTGTCTTTCAAATCAGATTAGGGTTTTGTTCTTTCTCCTTATCTCTCTCTCTCCCAAGTTATCGTCTTCTTCCTCTTTCTGTCCGCTTTCTGTGTGTGGTTCTTTCAATGGCAAACTCACATTTTGATTCTCTTGATATTAGGTCCGAGATGGGTGTCTCGAAAGATGACATTTCCCCTGCTTCCTCATCATTTGTACCTTCATTTTCGCTTACTGAAGTGACCATGACGATTGTCCCTATTATGGAACCACCGGTTCCCCTTGAAGAAATTGCTCCGGGCGAACCTGGTAATGAAATAGATGTTGAAAATCCTCCCGATTTTAAGTTGCTCAACCGCCTCCATCCTTGCCCACCGATTCGTTGCCGATCAAAGTGTCTGGCTGGGTTCAACCTCCGCCACCTGATTTTCTTCTCGTGTCTCGTGGTTTTTTGAAGGCCCGTATCAAGTTTGCTGAGTCTCAGATTTTGCATGCTCAAATGCTCATTGCTCATTATGAAGACCAGATATCTGAATATAACCTTCTGTTAGACGTGTCTACTTCtgatcaaaaagggggagttgATAGTGGAGTTGATGGGGACACTGTGCTGCCACATGTGGATGTAGCTGGACCATCAGGCACTGCGTCTACAGATAATGAAGGAGATGCTTAGTTTTAAGAGTTTTGACAGTCTTTTTTGAATGTTTTTTTTGCTGACTGTCTATTGCTAATTTTTGAGTGAATTCTAAACTCCTTTCTTTTGTTGCTTGGTTTTTGGCTAAGAATATGGTTATTGATAAATAATGTTGTTAGATTTATGTTGTTGACATTTCCTTTCGTGACATTATTGTTTAAATACCTATGCTTGATTCAGGGGGAGCTCTGAGCTTTCATGTCATGAACTCAGGGGGAGTAGTTGGAAGTGTTGGAAGTGTTTTGATTAGAAagacaaaaagggggagtttGAAAGATATACTGAGTTTTAGATTTTTTGTAACTCAGTCAATATTTGTTTTGTCTTTCTTTAAAAAGTTTCCTTTGCATGATTATATTTATTTCACTAACTAAATATTTGTGTTTCCATGATTTACAAGATCTATCGTATATACGGAAACAAAGATATTTAGAGATTTACAAAAAGTGGAAAGAAGATTTAGAGAAAGATTTATTTTGCAAAGCAGCAAGAATATATGCAATTGGGAGGAAAGAGATTTGTAAGGTTCTACGGCAGAAACAACAGGAGTAAACGTGACTTCTAGCAAAGGAGGATTGATTAAAGAGTATCAAGACTGCTCAAATTGCTTATTCTTTGTCTCGTTCTTTTACTTTGATTTACGAATACTCTTTAAAGTTGTCAttcaatcaataattgaatttagAGTATTGGTAGTTTTTTTCAAAGTGTtgagatttttattttgatatgattACTAGGATTGGTTTGTGTAATCGAATATTATTTTGTCCTAGTAATAATTTTGCCATGAGGCATCGCACAAGTCCATGGACTTGTGCACAATAAttgttatgttattattttcGATAAGTATCCAAGATTATttagttttgaattttttaataaCCTGCAAAGATAAATTCTTACATATATCTTACATCATCAGTTATGGTTTCAGTATAAATAGCTCCAAGGCTTACGAGAGAATTCTTCAAGCATTTATTTGGCTGTATTATGTCTATATAAATGTCATCCGATTGACGAAAACAACTTCCGTTGACCGTAATAATAGCCGTTGTAGTCATGTACATTTGAATGGCGGGGTCTAGGTTTGCATTCTGTATGATTTTTTAGTGCTAAGAAAAAAAAGCTCTCTTCAATCATTATACATCTTGGGTTCAGTTGTTACTATAAAAAAAGCtcgggctaattgcattcacacaccctgtgaaaagtttaaaagacataaaaccccataagaaatattaataggctaatgcatccctcagttttttaaaatgtagcacatttcacccctatgttatacaaactcatGCACATTTATAtcctctcataggggtttttatgctaatttttttaaaacataggatttaacatgctattaattttacaaatggtgttttatgccttttagatTTTTCACAGGGAgtgtgaatgcaattagcccaaAAAAGCTATCTTCAATCATTGATGTTTtagcaaaaataaaaagacttaGTATCAAGTTCAAAACTTGTTTAAAAATCCTTCTTCCCAAATATTtctcttttaaaaaaactttcaTTAATCGACTTTTGATTCACAAATATGTGTGTATAATGTATAGATagaaagtgttttttttaattatatatattttaaccaTATATATGTCTATTAAGAGAATATAATTAAATCTAACATCGGAATATAAATATGCTCCCATCTTCTCCATCATATGTgagaataaattatattataaaaagaATATTATTATATCATGAAAAAAGTGTTACGTGCTGGCGAAAAAGGTCCATATAAAATGAACTGATTCTTATGTATTAAGAAAACATAGCCAAAAAGGGCTGCTTCTCGTGGAATATTAGTAGAATTTTTGGTTGCTTGGTGAATTATGGCATAAAAGGAGGACCAACTTTTGGTGGTTGGGCACCACTACCACTTTAATTCCACACCAAGCAATCCATTTATTTCAAACAAGTTAGCAGATCGAATTTTGGCTCTCGCATTACATCAATCAAACGCAATAAATTAACTCCAGCCCAAAAATCACTTATAACTTGACAATTTGAGATATTTGTATGGGGGCAACGTCCATCTCACATATTCATGCACAatctatatttatataattatatggTTTATGAGATGGTATCTTTTTTTGTAGATCATGGAGTACAAACACAtattatttcaaatatatttggagatgtcattttctaaaaaataataataatattgaccATGTCCATTTCCACAATTTTCCCTCTAAACGAATCATGCAAGATTgagaatattaatttatttatattcaaaCTTCTCAAACTCCGATCAAATTGAAACATGTTCAGGTCAACCACTCTAAATACATACTAGCACCCATTTGCTCGAGTTATGTGCTTTAGAGTTGAATAATCATCTGTTGGATCATCTAGCTTTGAtgataacaaataaaaaattattatttttaacgaACCgtcattttgttgtatttatagatgttggaacacgttctcggatctgtcagatctgatacccatGGCAGCgaaagattttaaaattttattttcagatctggaacgattccagatcattGTGTGCCAGATCattacgattaaaataattgcgtaaaataaaaaaaattaaattttacctctcaagtctcaacttgaggttatggactccaacagataaatctgctcttcttgtatatcccaggaaccgatgcctcgatcaactcccgaatcaggtccacgaatagaaatctaaaccctctgacagactgcactaggaagtctatcagaagtttctacgaagagattaacagaTTTCATCTGTTAAACCATActgcaatttcgaaaattgcagcatggaattttcgaacagggGAGGGGGGGAGTTCGGCCAACCCTAGGGAGAAACTCtctaggttttcaaaaattatgaagtgttgtgtgtaatttttgtactggaATAACTTATTAataacatgggctgctaacaacttagggcccgttagtcataagttcaagcctgacaagcaaagctcgTATGTTcggaaattaatataaaatttatcatgactccaattgataaaccaatttcaccaatgcgTACAAAAACCTTTTCTGCATactttaaagtcaagataaattttctgaatccaaattcagtggtttccaaaaatggcatccccatgtcattttaggaaatctcactccctctattcatcaataagaagtcctacttctcgttcgctaaatttaactcattaaa comes from the Henckelia pumila isolate YLH828 chromosome 1, ASM3356847v2, whole genome shotgun sequence genome and includes:
- the LOC140891557 gene encoding glucan endo-1,3-beta-glucosidase 7; translated protein: MPTIPLFFFLHLLSFTQLSKAQSFIGVNYGQVADNLPPPAATAKLLQSTSIGKVRLYGSDPAVIKALAGTGMGIMLGVSNSDIPAMASDPNSAKNWINVNVLPFHPASNIMFIHVGNEVMSYNDRNLMQQLLPAMQNLQNALDSANLGGKIKVSTVHSMAVLRQSDPPSSGNFDPSIQDLLKGLLEFNAATSSPFAINPYPYFAYRSDPRPETLAFCLFQPNSGRVDSGSKIKYTNMFDAQVDAIRSALNSMGFKGVEIVVAETGWPYHGDSNEVGPSLENAKAYNGNLIQHLRSLVGTPLMPGISVDTYLFALYDENQKPGPSSERSFGLFKPDLSMTYDVGLSKTSQTPSTPKTPVAVTPSPKPTNDAWCVPKAGIPDAQLQSNLDYACGQRIDCSPIQPGGACFEPITLLSHATYAMNLLYQKSGRNPWNCDFTQSATLTSTNPSYNKCTYPGGST
- the LOC140865885 gene encoding uncharacterized protein, which codes for MDSASSNSLFKPPVLDGSNYAMWKSRIRYTIKALDERTWQSILNGWTPPKTLGPEGDYILKPETTWSTEEISISSYNAKALNAIFSIVDMRMYGIIADCTVAKNAWEALQEHCEGSKSVKRTKITLLNSKFENLIMDETETIAEYDHRLRQFATEAYYLGASIANEALMNKVLRSLAEKFNGKIWALKEVKDTSKMKLTDLISTLKIFELNSSTQKKDKGKSIALQVSNESYDDAVNLTQEFSKLDLGDESISLLTKKFNTYLKKMKENQDAGQRQKQLALPSPVKNQIQSSVQDK